The following proteins come from a genomic window of Acidimicrobiia bacterium:
- the tal gene encoding transaldolase: MSRLHDLFNQQGQSPWLDNLRRSWVASGELQDWVDRGVRGITSNPSIFEKAMTGTDAYDEQLRELKASGASIEESYWALVVSDIEGALGVLRPLYEASDGVDGFVSVEVDPTLAPDTEGTITAARALHQRIDQPNVYIKIPATQAGIPAIEQMIAEGRSVNVTLIFSLSRYQAVMEAYLSGLERCPGDLSAVSSVASFFISRTETEVDNRLDALGTPEASALKGQGAVAQGQAAYHLFLETFTGPRWEALVARGAKVQRPLWASTSTKNPDYSDTLYVDALIGPDTVNTLPDNTLAAFADHGTVARTVDADPAQAHQVLASLEALGVSMEDVSQVLEDEGVAAFVKSFDDLLANLAEKVATF, from the coding sequence ATGAGCCGACTTCATGACCTTTTCAATCAACAGGGACAAAGCCCCTGGTTGGATAATTTGCGCCGCTCGTGGGTGGCCTCTGGAGAACTGCAAGATTGGGTAGACCGCGGGGTACGCGGTATTACTTCTAATCCATCCATTTTTGAAAAAGCCATGACCGGTACCGACGCTTACGATGAGCAACTGCGAGAACTTAAAGCATCCGGGGCCTCCATTGAAGAAAGCTACTGGGCTTTAGTGGTCAGCGACATTGAAGGAGCACTAGGCGTCTTGCGCCCCCTCTACGAAGCCAGCGATGGGGTAGACGGCTTTGTTTCGGTGGAGGTTGACCCCACCTTGGCCCCCGACACTGAAGGCACCATTACGGCAGCCCGGGCCTTGCATCAACGCATAGACCAACCCAATGTTTACATTAAGATTCCCGCTACCCAAGCAGGCATTCCAGCCATCGAGCAGATGATCGCCGAAGGCCGCAGCGTAAATGTGACCTTGATCTTCTCTCTTTCTCGCTACCAAGCAGTCATGGAGGCCTACCTCTCGGGCCTTGAACGCTGCCCGGGTGACCTTTCTGCGGTTTCTTCCGTGGCTTCTTTCTTCATCAGCCGTACCGAAACTGAAGTAGATAATCGTTTAGACGCCTTGGGTACCCCAGAAGCCAGTGCGTTGAAAGGCCAGGGAGCCGTCGCTCAGGGGCAAGCGGCTTACCATTTGTTTTTAGAAACCTTTACCGGGCCCCGATGGGAAGCACTGGTGGCTCGGGGGGCCAAGGTTCAGCGGCCTCTGTGGGCATCGACCTCCACAAAAAACCCTGACTACTCCGACACTCTGTACGTTGATGCCCTCATCGGCCCCGACACGGTAAACACGCTGCCCGACAACACCCTGGCCGCTTTTGCTGACCATGGCACGGTGGCTCGTACCGTAGATGCCGACCCAGCACAGGCCCATCAAGTACTGGCCAGTTTGGAAGCTTTAGGGGTGAGCATGGAAGATGTGTCGCAGGTACTTGAAGATGAAGGGGTGGCGGCCTTTGTGAAATCATTCGACGATTTGCTGGCCAACTTGGCGGAAAAGGTCGCTACTTTTTAA
- the cofH gene encoding 7,8-didemethyl-8-hydroxy-5-deazariboflavin synthase subunit CofH translates to MTSFPTGPELFSLARQRRQEQFGDRITFSPKVFIPLTMLCQDRCGYCTFAQPPARLEAPYLSPEQVLEIAHQGALMGCHEALFTLGERPELRYPLAADWLKEHGYTSTIDYLAAMAQLVLDETGLLPHANAGALSQDELQQLRSVSPSQGMMVESLVPDLACHRGAPDKDPARRLATLEAAGRLAIPFTTGILVGIGEERLDRIAALEAIAAAHLRYGHIQEVIVQNFLPKAGTAMHQSPPCPVDDFLEAIALARLILPPEVHVQAPPNLTDDFGLLLDAGLDDWGGVSPVTADHVNPERPWPSLDKLRQATEDRGLVLAPRLTAHPEFVTDPDRWFDSALHFPIMDRSDSEGLARDDPGAFFPERFEAGPEPDSEMQAIGEPSTSWCSGVPVTPLTLVPAPHKITGHLREVLNGVLAGQEVGAPEMTALFAARGPQVAAVAEVADQLRKDAVGDAVTWVANRNINYTNVCTYKCRFCGFSKGPLSLNLRGRPYLLEFDEIAQRAADAARMGATEVCLQGGIHPDFDGDYYINVTRAVCQAVPDMHVHGFTALEVTVGAQRLGQPLAEYLKRIMEAGLKTLPGTAAEILCDEVRADLCPDKINTEEWLEAHRTAHQVGLRSNITIMFGSIERPEHWVRHLLLCRDLQKETGGFTEFVGLPFVHMASPIYLQHRSRRGPTFRETLLMHAVARITYHGLIDNIQASWVKIGFDGVRQLLQSGANDVGGTLIDESISRAAGADHGQQVTEADLSRLVEPLGRSLQQRTTLYKPVTRATRLTVNRADDGRVLIPVVGA, encoded by the coding sequence ATGACCTCATTTCCTACCGGCCCAGAACTTTTTTCGTTAGCCCGTCAACGCCGCCAAGAACAGTTCGGGGATCGCATTACTTTTAGCCCAAAAGTTTTCATTCCCCTCACCATGCTGTGCCAAGATCGCTGCGGTTACTGCACCTTTGCCCAACCACCGGCCCGCCTTGAGGCGCCTTACCTCTCCCCAGAACAGGTCCTCGAGATCGCCCACCAGGGTGCACTCATGGGCTGCCACGAAGCCCTCTTTACCTTGGGCGAGCGCCCAGAATTACGCTACCCCCTGGCCGCCGACTGGCTCAAAGAGCACGGGTACACCTCCACCATTGATTACTTGGCGGCCATGGCCCAACTGGTTCTCGACGAGACGGGGCTCCTCCCCCACGCCAACGCCGGCGCCTTGAGTCAAGACGAGCTGCAGCAACTCCGTTCTGTCTCTCCTTCGCAGGGGATGATGGTCGAGTCGCTGGTCCCCGACTTGGCTTGCCACCGGGGTGCCCCAGACAAAGACCCAGCCCGCCGTTTAGCCACCTTGGAGGCGGCCGGGCGTTTAGCCATTCCTTTCACTACCGGCATTTTGGTGGGCATCGGCGAAGAACGCCTTGACCGCATTGCTGCCTTGGAGGCCATCGCTGCTGCACATCTTCGCTACGGACACATTCAGGAAGTAATCGTGCAAAACTTTTTGCCCAAGGCAGGCACGGCCATGCACCAGTCCCCGCCTTGCCCGGTCGACGACTTTCTGGAAGCCATAGCTTTAGCGCGGCTCATTCTGCCCCCCGAGGTTCATGTGCAAGCTCCGCCAAATTTGACCGACGACTTTGGCCTGTTGCTTGATGCGGGCCTTGACGACTGGGGCGGGGTTTCCCCAGTTACCGCCGATCACGTCAACCCCGAACGCCCTTGGCCGTCGCTAGACAAACTCCGCCAGGCCACCGAAGACCGAGGCTTGGTATTGGCTCCTCGACTTACCGCCCACCCCGAGTTTGTTACCGACCCAGACCGCTGGTTCGATTCTGCTTTACATTTCCCGATCATGGACCGTTCAGACAGCGAGGGCTTAGCTCGCGACGATCCTGGGGCTTTTTTTCCTGAACGCTTTGAAGCGGGCCCCGAACCAGACAGCGAGATGCAAGCCATCGGCGAACCCTCGACGAGTTGGTGCTCCGGAGTGCCGGTTACCCCACTTACCTTGGTACCGGCTCCCCATAAAATTACCGGCCACCTTCGAGAAGTCCTCAATGGGGTCCTCGCCGGGCAAGAAGTCGGTGCCCCAGAAATGACGGCACTCTTTGCTGCTCGCGGTCCTCAAGTAGCAGCAGTAGCCGAGGTCGCCGACCAGTTACGCAAAGACGCGGTGGGCGATGCGGTGACTTGGGTAGCCAATCGAAACATCAACTACACCAACGTGTGCACCTACAAGTGCCGTTTTTGTGGTTTTTCAAAAGGCCCCTTATCGCTGAACTTGCGGGGCCGCCCTTATCTTCTGGAATTTGATGAAATTGCTCAACGAGCCGCCGATGCGGCCCGCATGGGGGCCACGGAGGTTTGCCTTCAAGGGGGCATCCACCCGGACTTTGACGGCGACTACTACATCAACGTGACCCGCGCCGTGTGCCAAGCCGTCCCGGACATGCATGTTCACGGTTTTACCGCTTTGGAGGTCACCGTGGGGGCGCAACGTTTGGGGCAACCTCTCGCCGAGTACCTCAAACGCATCATGGAAGCTGGGCTAAAGACTTTGCCCGGCACCGCAGCAGAAATTCTTTGCGACGAAGTGCGGGCCGACCTTTGCCCCGACAAAATCAATACCGAAGAATGGCTCGAAGCGCACCGCACGGCCCACCAAGTGGGTTTACGATCCAACATCACCATCATGTTTGGCTCCATCGAACGCCCCGAACATTGGGTGCGCCACCTGTTGCTTTGCCGAGACCTGCAAAAAGAGACCGGTGGCTTTACTGAATTCGTGGGGCTTCCTTTTGTTCACATGGCATCGCCCATTTATTTACAACATCGTTCGCGCCGTGGGCCTACCTTTAGAGAAACCCTGCTCATGCATGCCGTAGCGCGCATCACTTACCACGGGTTGATTGACAACATCCAGGCCTCCTGGGTAAAGATTGGCTTTGACGGCGTACGCCAACTCCTCCAATCGGGGGCCAACGATGTCGGCGGCACGCTTATCGATGAAAGCATCTCTCGGGCCGCAGGCGCCGACCATGGACAGCAGGTCACCGAAGCGGACCTGAGCCGTCTGGTGGAGCCTTTGGGGCGCTCTTTACAACAGCGCACCACCCTGTATAAACCGGTAACCAGAGCTACCCGCCTTACAGTAAACCGCGCCGATGACGGCCGGGTGTTAATACCGGTGGTCGGTGCTTGA
- a CDS encoding transcriptional regulator, with translation MPDHTAVASPTATCSLAATLEAIGDRWTLLILRDLFRGVRRFEDLQRDLGIARNLLSNRLNKLIDHEIVGRQPYQQRPIRHQYILTAKGRDLSPALIALMHWGDTWYAEEGPPTLLVHQTCGTPLDQTVHCSHCHQDITAQQISSRPGPGHTPQLRNTP, from the coding sequence ATGCCAGACCACACCGCCGTTGCTTCCCCCACCGCCACTTGTTCTCTCGCCGCCACCCTGGAGGCCATCGGCGACCGCTGGACCTTGCTAATTTTACGAGATTTGTTTCGCGGCGTACGACGCTTCGAAGACCTTCAACGAGACCTCGGCATCGCACGCAATCTTTTGAGCAACCGGCTAAACAAGCTCATCGACCATGAGATCGTTGGACGACAGCCCTACCAGCAACGCCCGATTCGCCACCAATATATTCTCACCGCCAAAGGGCGCGACCTCTCCCCCGCCCTCATTGCCCTCATGCATTGGGGAGACACCTGGTACGCCGAAGAAGGCCCACCCACGCTGCTGGTACATCAAACCTGCGGCACTCCACTAGACCAAACGGTGCACTGCTCTCACTGCCATCAAGACATCACCGCTCAACAAATTTCTAGCCGACCCGGCCCTGGCCACACCCCGCAGTTAAGGAACACCCCATGA